The following proteins are co-located in the Halococcus hamelinensis 100A6 genome:
- a CDS encoding DUF7511 domain-containing protein, whose translation MTGLARTTPGDDRSDPSSTPDTRSELSAVVETAENGRRSCTIHPTDATGVDLMSQWITADDDSFVEIGAVE comes from the coding sequence ATGACGGGGCTGGCCCGGACGACACCAGGCGACGATCGATCCGACCCGTCCTCGACTCCCGACACTCGGTCGGAACTGAGTGCCGTCGTCGAGACTGCCGAAAACGGACGACGGAGCTGCACGATCCACCCAACCGACGCGACCGGAGTCGACCTCATGTCGCAGTGGATCACGGCGGACGACGATTCGTTCGTCGAAATCGGGGCAGTCGAGTGA